The sequence ACGCGGATAGAATAGCAAATGCAAGTTATGAAGGCATGACAATAGGGGCAGACATAGAAGGAGCATTAAAAATAAAAATAAGCAATAACACAACCTTCAAACCATATATAGGCGTGGAAGTAAAGAACGCGCAGTATGATAGCTTCAAAGAAACGGGCGCAAGCGGACTAAACTTAAATGTAGCGGCGGGCAATTATTTAAGAAGCGTCGCAAGATTAGGCTCCGGAGTAAGTTATGACAACAAAACGTGGGCAGGATATATAGATTTTGAAGGGAAGTTTTTGCTTATCGGAGCAATGACGGAAATAAAAAGCATGTTTGAAAATACTGAATTAGAGTTTACTAGCCGCGGATACAGCGAAGGAGTAGTTGCCTGCGGAGTTGGAATAGGCGGGTCTGTTAGAATAACAGAATGGTTGAAACTCTTTGTAAACGGCAATTTTTACAGGTCTAATAAGTTTACAAATTTATACGGCAACGCAGGGCTGAACTTTAGCTTTGGCAGTGTAACAAACAAGGGTTCAAATCAACCAAACTCTAAACAAGAACCTGCGCCAACGCCTGCACCTGAGCGCAGTTATAATGATGACGATTTATCCGATGAGTTACGAAACGCCCTTAGCGGTGGTGCAGCCGGCAATGTTTCAACACAGCCAACCCCTAAACCTGCGCCAACGCCTGCACCTGAGCGCAGTTATAATGATGACGATTTATCCGATGAGTTACGAAACGCCCTTAGCGGTGGTGCAACCGGCAATGTTTCAACACAGCCAACCCCTAAACCTGCGCCAACGCCTGCACCTGAACGCAGTTATAATGATGACGATTTGTCTGATGAGTTACGAAACGCTCTTAGCGGCGGTGCAACCGGCAATGTTTCAACACAGCCAACCCCTAAACCTGCGCCAACGCCTACGCCTGAACGCAGTTATAACGAGGATGATTTGTCTGATGATTTGCGAAATGCTCTTAGGTGAGAAGTTGTAAAAATAAAACTAAATATTGTATAATACCAACAATATGAGCTATAAAAGCGACAGCTACTACTTTTCTTCTAGTATAATTTGCACAAACATGCTTGCCTGCCTGCAGACAGACAGACAGACAGACAGACAGACAGACAGACGCACCCTTTAAATACTTCGTTGGTGTTGTTATCCGAAAAAAATATCCTTGCTGTCAATTCCAATAAAATAGAATGCGCTGAATGCCAAACGGCAACCGGCGTTTTTTCATTTATAAAAAAAACTAAAAATACAATTTGCAAGAGGAAGAAAATGAAAACAATTTTGCGTGCAGTCATTACATTTTTTGTATGCGTCTGTCATACCGTGCTTGACACGGTATCCATGTTAAATAAAAAACGGATTCCGATTTTCAGCGCAATGACAAATAAAAAATCTGTCATCAAAAGGTCTGTCTTGAGGGCAATTGCCCTTCAGGATCTGCTGTTGTCGTTAAAATTCCACTTTTCACTTTCCACTTTCCACATTGCCTTATTAATAGCTTTTTCCTTGTTTTTGGCAGCGCCAAAAACCAATGCCCAAACATCTGTAAATAACTTCGCAGATTTTATAGCCATAACAACCACAACAAACAATTACGACATATCTTTAACCGGCGATATCTTCTTTTCCGGCGGTAATTTTAATATTTTAAGCGGAGCAATTACAGGAAACGGATACGCGTTAGACGGACAAAATGTAAATGCCGGAGTTCTGCTTACTTCCGGAAATAATTTATTTTTTTATGGCCCCATAACATTTCAAAACTTTTCAAAAGCATCAGCTAATTATGGAAAAGCATCGCAGGGAGGAGCGTTATTTGTAGCCGGAGCATATAATGTGTATTTAGATAGCGCAACTATATTAAACTTTGCATCGTCAACAATAAACTTTGCAGGCAATACGGTAATAAGTGGAGGTGAGGGAACAGCTTCGCAAGGCGGAGGACTCTTTGTAGGCGGTGCGGTTGCAGCCGGAAGATCTTATGCCGGAGCAAACAATTCCAGTAGCGCCACAGCAGTAGTAAATTTCACATCGTCAACAGTAAACTTTGCAAGCAATACGGTAATAAGTGGAGGTGATGGAGCAGCCGCACAAGGCGGAGGGCTCTTTGTAGGCGGTGCGGTTGCAGCCGGAGCATTTGATGCCGGAGCAAACAATTCCAGCAGCGGCACAGCGGTAGTAAATTTCACATCATCAACAATAAACTTTACAAGCAATACGGTAATAAGTGGAGATTATGGAACAGCCGCACAAGGCGGAGGACTGTTTGTAGGAGGAGCGGTTTCTGCCGGGACATATTATTATGGAATCAGCAATGCCAGCAGCGGCACAGCAGTAGTAAATTTCACATCGTCAACAATAAACTTTACAAGCAATACGGTAGCAAGTGGATTGTATGGAGCAGCAGTACAAGGCGGAGGACTGTTTGTAGGCGGTGCGGTTGCAGCCGGAGCAAAAAGTAATGCAGTCAACAATTCCAGCAGCGCCACAGCAGTAGTAAACTTCACATTGTCAACAGTAAACTTTGCAAGCAATACGGTAATAAATGGAGGTTATGGAACAGCCGCACAAGGCGGAGGACTCTTTGTAGGCGGTGCGGTTGCAGTCGGAGTATATAATGATGGAGCAAACAACGCCAGCAGCGCCACAGCAGTAGTAAACTTCACATCGTCAACAATAAACTTTGCAGGCAATACGGTAATAAGTGGAGATGAGGGAACAGCTTCGCAAGGCGGAGGACTCTTTGTAGGCGGTGCGGTTGCAGCCGTAATACTTTACGGAGTAAATGATTCCAGCAGCGCCACAGCAGTAGTAAATTTCACATCGTCAACAGTAAGCTTTGCAAATAATACAGTAACGAGTGGAAATAATGGAACAGCCGCACAAGGCGGAGGACTCTTTGTAGGCGGTGCGGTTGCAGCCGTAGTAGCTGGTTCCGGAGCAAACAACGCCAGCAGCGGCACAGCAGTAGTAAACTTTACATCATCAACAATAAATTTCACAAGCAATACGGTAACGAGCGGAGGCAATGGAAGCGCATCGCAAGGCGGAGGACTGTTTGTAGGAGGAGCGGTCTCTGCCGGTGCAGTTTACGGAGCAGCTAATTACAGCAGTAGCGGCACAGCAACAGTAACTTTCACAAATTCAATAGTTAACATAGGTAACAACGTAGCGCAAGACGGCGGCGGGCTATTTGTAGGCGGCTCTGTGTCAACAGGCGCATATACTAACGGTGTAAACACAGCCACCAATGGCATAGCGCAAGCAACATTTACCGGTTCAACGGTAACAATAATAGGCAACGCTGCAAGCGCTAGTGGCGGAGGAATATATATAGCGGGCAACTATGGAGCCGGCGCCACAGACGGACAAGCAAGCCTAATATTTGAGAACACAAAAGTAACAATAGCAAGCAACACGGCGCAGCAAGGGGCGGCAATATACGCAGTAAACAGAGCAAGCGTAGTATTTAATAACACAAACATAGAATTCTTGTGGAACAAAAGCGCCGCCGGAAACGGGGTAGTGTATTGGGACACAAGTTCATATGTTGGGTTAGAGAATGCAAAAATAACAAAAGCAATAGGGAACCAAGCCAATAACGGCGGATTTTTGTATTTGGTAAATGGCGTCACAGTAACGTTTGCAGGAACGGCAACATTTGACGGCAATAAAGCAAGCGTAAACGGCGGAGCATTGTATATAACCGGCAATACAAGCCAGATAATTTTTGCAGATGGCAGCACAATAACATTTACAAATAACAACGCGGCGCAAGGCGGAGCAGTATATGCAACAGCCGGAGCAAACGTAGTATTTACAACCGGAGCGCATTACGTAGTAAGCAACAACACGGCAACCTACGGCGGATTTATAGCGGTAAATAATGCAACAGCAACGTTTAAATCGGGAGTAGATTTTAGCTTAAGCAATTCAAGCGCAACTTACGGCGGATTTTTATATGCAACAAATAATGCAATAGCCAATTTTGAAAATATATATGCATCATCAAACAGCGCAGCATTAGGCGGATTTGCAGCAGCGGAAAGCGGCGCAGTAATAAACATAGGAAGCGCAGTAATAACCGGCAACGTGGCAACAAGCAGCGGCGGAGCAATATATTTACAAACCAGCACAGCGAATTTTAACAGCGCAACCGGCGCAATAGTATTTGCAAGCAACACGGCAAACGGAAAAGCGAATGATATTTACGCAGCGGGTTCGTTTATAAATTTCAACGCAGAAAATAATCAAATAAGAATAGAAGACGGAATATACATAGGAGCCGGCGGAAATAACACAATAAGCAAAACGGGATTAGGGGAATTGTATATAAGCGGAAACAATTATATACAGGGAGCATTTAACCAAACAGCAGGAACAACGTTAATAGAGAAAGCAACGTGGACATTTGAAAACGGAAATTGGAACGTAACAACATCGTCAGGGGTAAGAATAACAAGCTCGGTAGTAACGGTAGCAAACACAGTAATAACAAGTTTTACATATAATTCGTTTGCCGCGGGTGTTTCGTCTATAACCAATGCAAATGCAAGAGCGCTAACGTTAAATGCAAGCGCGGCAGTTTTTGACGGGAATATGTATTTTTCAAGCAACACAAGCGCAATGATGGTAAACGGAGGAGCGGTTGGAATATATTCAAGCAGCGTGCAGTTTAATGGGTATGCATCGTTTGTAGGAAATACAGCGACCGGCGGAAGATTAACATTTTCAAACAATGGGGCAAACGGCGGAGCAATATATGCGCAAAACAGCGTTATAGAATTTAACGGGAAATCGAATTTTGCAGGAAACAGTGCGCAAAGAGCGACAACAGGCGCTGATGGTAACGGTAGCGGTATATATGCGTTGAATTCACAAATATACTTTAATGAAATATCATCATTTACCGGTCAACTGGGTGGAAATTCACAATATGGCGGGGCAATATATATTGAACAAAGCACGATAGTATTTAATAAGGGCGCATATTTTGAGAGCAATGTAAGCATGGGCGCAGGAATATATTCAAGCGGATCATATGTAAGTTTCCGGAATAGTCCTGTAGCATTTTTCAATAATACAGCAGGTGACTATAATCAGTCAGGAGCTCTGTATGTGCGTCAAGGGTCGTTAATTGAATTTGTCGGTGCAGATGCGAATTTTACAAATAATAAATCGCAACACGGAGGAGGAGCTATCTACCTTTTGGCAGGCTCAACAATGACGTTTAGTAATAACAATGTTGTATTTTCAAGTAATACAGATAATACGTCTGGCGGAGCAATATATAGTAATGGGCTAATATTGTTTAACGCTGCGCAAGTGTTGTTTGCAGATAATAAAGTAGCTAATGGCAGTTCAATGGCTCCGGTGAGAGGTTTGGGAGGAGCAATCATAATAAGAGCTGGCGGCGAAATAGATTTTATTGGCAGCTCTGTAGCATTTGCAAGAAACAGTGCGTATACGCTTGGCGGAGCAATATATGCTGATGCAGGAAGCACAATAACCTTTGCATCAGCGCCGGCAATATTTGATGATAATGTAGCCGAGTCAAGCGGAGGAGCAATCTACAGCAACTTGGCGAACATAACATTTAACAACGGCAACGCAACGTTTACAAACAACAAAGCGCTAACAGGAAGCGGAGGAGCAATCTACGCGGTGGATGATTTAGTCTTTGACGGAGCAAACGTAGATTTCACCGGAAACGAAGCGTTGAGCGGAAACGGAGGAGCAATATTTGCCGACGACACAATACTAACAATAAAGAACGCAGTGATGACGTTTATGAACAACAAAGCATTGCTTGGCGGAGCAGTTTACGCAAGCAACAATTCAAACATAACGTTAAGCGGGCGTGGAAGTTTTATAGGAAATGAGGCGAATGCCTCAGGAGCAGCGGTTTACGTAACAGGCGGCAGCACAGTAACGTTAGAAGCAGCAAGCGGCGATATACTATTTACAGGCAACAAAGCCGCCGGAACGCCAAACGATATATACGCGGACAACAATAGCCGACTAAATTTAATAACCGGGGGAACCAACACAATAAGTATAGCAGGAGGAATATTAAGCAACACAGCCGGCACGGCAATAGAAGTAAACAAAACCGGAACGGGAACGCTCTTTATGGGCGGGGATAACGAAATATGGGGCGACTTTACGGCGACAGCGGGAAAAGTGGTGCTGTTAGAAAGCGCAACGTTTAAAGCAAACAACATAATATTTAACGGAGCCGAGTTAGACATGACCGACGCCGACCTGTATGATAACTTGCACGTAAACGTAGCAACGGCAACAACGATGTTTGCAAGCAATACAAGCTTGTTAATGGACATATTTGAAAACGGAAACAACGACCAAATATTTGCAAGCTCTGCGCAAATAGGAGGGAATTTGCAAATAAAAGCGCACTTTGGGGTGTACAATAATCAGGAATACCATTTGATAATGTCGAGTGAAAACGCGATAAACGGAACGTTTGCAAACGCAACGTTTGTATATGTAGGAACAGGAGCATTTAGCTATCAAGTGAAGTATAACGATATAACGGATTGGACAGGCGTAGTGAGAATAATAGTAAACGGAATAAACAAAGGGGACTTCCAAAACTTGCCGAAGTTAACGTTCAACCAAAGCGAAGTGGCAAAAACGTGGGACGAATTATCAATAATTCTGCCGACAAACGACTTGAAAGAAATAATGGAAGCAACGGCAAACTTAAGCGACCAAGAAGAACAAAAGAAAGTGCTGGCAATAGCGTCAGGCTACTTCCACAGCAACGTAATAAAGTCTGCAGCGTTGGACAGCGACAATAACGAGTTGTATGACAGAATAAAAAACCACAGCACAAGGGAACACACAAACAGCGCAATATGGGCGCAAGTAACCGGAGGAAACACAAAGTTAGGCGGCGACGAAAACAGCCTTGGCGAATACAAAGATAATAGATATGGAGTAATGGCAGGGTTTGACATATACTTTGGAAGCATGAGCAGCATAAACAAAACGATGTTGGGAATATATGTAAACTATAAAGACCAAAGCATGAACCAAGAAGCAAGCAAAGCAACGCTAAATAAAATAGGCGGCGGATTATACGGCGGCTACATAGAAGAAAGCTACGAAATAAAAGCAATGATAGGCGGAAGTAAGGATAGTTACGAAACAACAAGAAATATAGCAATAAGTCAGTACCTGCCGGTACCGCCATACGCCGACAGAAACGCAAAAGCCAACTACGAAGGCTTCACGTTAGGAGCAGACGTGGAAGGCGCATTGAAATACAAAATAGGAAACAACACAAACTTCAGACCATACGCAGGAGCAGAATTAAAGAACGTGAGCTACGACGGCTTCACAGAAACCGGAGCAAACGGATTAAACCTAAAAGTAGAAGCAGGCAACTATTTAAGAACAACCGCGCGAGTAGGAGCGGGAGTAAACTACGACGATAAGACATGGGCAGGATATGTAAACTTGGAAGGAAAATACTTATTAACAGGAAAGAAATACGAAATAGAAAGCGTATTTGAAGGAACGGAAGTGAAGTTCTTAAGCCGAGGCTACGAAGAAAACGGGTTGATATTAGGAGCAACATTAGGCGGAAGCGTGAGAATAACCGAAGGTCTAAAATTCTTCATAAACGCCAACGCCCACACAGCCGAAAAGTTCACAAACCTCTACGCCAACGCGGGATTGAGATACAATTTCTGCGGAATAACACACAAAGAAAAAGAAG is a genomic window of Endomicrobium proavitum containing:
- a CDS encoding OmpA family protein, which produces MKTILRAVITFFVCVCHTVLDTVSMLNKKRIPIFSAMTNKKSVIKRSVLRAIALQDLLLSLKFHFSLSTFHIALLIAFSLFLAAPKTNAQTSVNNFADFIAITTTTNNYDISLTGDIFFSGGNFNILSGAITGNGYALDGQNVNAGVLLTSGNNLFFYGPITFQNFSKASANYGKASQGGALFVAGAYNVYLDSATILNFASSTINFAGNTVISGGEGTASQGGGLFVGGAVAAGRSYAGANNSSSATAVVNFTSSTVNFASNTVISGGDGAAAQGGGLFVGGAVAAGAFDAGANNSSSGTAVVNFTSSTINFTSNTVISGDYGTAAQGGGLFVGGAVSAGTYYYGISNASSGTAVVNFTSSTINFTSNTVASGLYGAAVQGGGLFVGGAVAAGAKSNAVNNSSSATAVVNFTLSTVNFASNTVINGGYGTAAQGGGLFVGGAVAVGVYNDGANNASSATAVVNFTSSTINFAGNTVISGDEGTASQGGGLFVGGAVAAVILYGVNDSSSATAVVNFTSSTVSFANNTVTSGNNGTAAQGGGLFVGGAVAAVVAGSGANNASSGTAVVNFTSSTINFTSNTVTSGGNGSASQGGGLFVGGAVSAGAVYGAANYSSSGTATVTFTNSIVNIGNNVAQDGGGLFVGGSVSTGAYTNGVNTATNGIAQATFTGSTVTIIGNAASASGGGIYIAGNYGAGATDGQASLIFENTKVTIASNTAQQGAAIYAVNRASVVFNNTNIEFLWNKSAAGNGVVYWDTSSYVGLENAKITKAIGNQANNGGFLYLVNGVTVTFAGTATFDGNKASVNGGALYITGNTSQIIFADGSTITFTNNNAAQGGAVYATAGANVVFTTGAHYVVSNNTATYGGFIAVNNATATFKSGVDFSLSNSSATYGGFLYATNNAIANFENIYASSNSAALGGFAAAESGAVINIGSAVITGNVATSSGGAIYLQTSTANFNSATGAIVFASNTANGKANDIYAAGSFINFNAENNQIRIEDGIYIGAGGNNTISKTGLGELYISGNNYIQGAFNQTAGTTLIEKATWTFENGNWNVTTSSGVRITSSVVTVANTVITSFTYNSFAAGVSSITNANARALTLNASAAVFDGNMYFSSNTSAMMVNGGAVGIYSSSVQFNGYASFVGNTATGGRLTFSNNGANGGAIYAQNSVIEFNGKSNFAGNSAQRATTGADGNGSGIYALNSQIYFNEISSFTGQLGGNSQYGGAIYIEQSTIVFNKGAYFESNVSMGAGIYSSGSYVSFRNSPVAFFNNTAGDYNQSGALYVRQGSLIEFVGADANFTNNKSQHGGGAIYLLAGSTMTFSNNNVVFSSNTDNTSGGAIYSNGLILFNAAQVLFADNKVANGSSMAPVRGLGGAIIIRAGGEIDFIGSSVAFARNSAYTLGGAIYADAGSTITFASAPAIFDDNVAESSGGAIYSNLANITFNNGNATFTNNKALTGSGGAIYAVDDLVFDGANVDFTGNEALSGNGGAIFADDTILTIKNAVMTFMNNKALLGGAVYASNNSNITLSGRGSFIGNEANASGAAVYVTGGSTVTLEAASGDILFTGNKAAGTPNDIYADNNSRLNLITGGTNTISIAGGILSNTAGTAIEVNKTGTGTLFMGGDNEIWGDFTATAGKVVLLESATFKANNIIFNGAELDMTDADLYDNLHVNVATATTMFASNTSLLMDIFENGNNDQIFASSAQIGGNLQIKAHFGVYNNQEYHLIMSSENAINGTFANATFVYVGTGAFSYQVKYNDITDWTGVVRIIVNGINKGDFQNLPKLTFNQSEVAKTWDELSIILPTNDLKEIMEATANLSDQEEQKKVLAIASGYFHSNVIKSAALDSDNNELYDRIKNHSTREHTNSAIWAQVTGGNTKLGGDENSLGEYKDNRYGVMAGFDIYFGSMSSINKTMLGIYVNYKDQSMNQEASKATLNKIGGGLYGGYIEESYEIKAMIGGSKDSYETTRNIAISQYLPVPPYADRNAKANYEGFTLGADVEGALKYKIGNNTNFRPYAGAELKNVSYDGFTETGANGLNLKVEAGNYLRTTARVGAGVNYDDKTWAGYVNLEGKYLLTGKKYEIESVFEGTEVKFLSRGYEENGLILGATLGGSVRITEGLKFFINANAHTAEKFTNLYANAGLRYNFCGITHKEKEEPVVEKAAPAPVVVEQPKPEIEEQAKPAVEAGKKQIQPYRSRAVNFDTNKYLLKSNHISSIKEHADYIKQHDYNKVVIEGHTDSTGNEKVNQPLSERRAQSVYNELANNGIPKEKMEIVGHSSKNPVDTNKTKEGRANNRRTEIVVE